Below is a genomic region from Actinomyces weissii.
CTGACCTGGACCCAGCTCTACGACCTGGAGGCGCTCCCCGAGCACCTGGTGGTGGTCGGCTCGGGGGTCACCGGCGCGGAGCTGGCTGGGGCCTACCTGGCCCTGGGCAGCCGCGTGACCCTGGTGTCCAGCCGCGAGCTGGTCCTGCCTACGGTGGACCGCGACGCTGCCGCCCTGGTGGAGGAGGCCTTCCGCAGCCGTGGCATGGAGGTGCTCTCCGGGGCGCGCGCCGAGGCCACCCGCGTCGTCGGGGAGGGGCCGCAGGAGCAGGTTGAGGTGCGCCTGGCCGACGGGCGGGTGGTGCACGGCTCGCACTGCCTCATGGCCGTGGGGGCGGTCCCGGCCACCGCGGACCTGGGGCTGGAGGAGGCGGGGGTCGCCCTGGAGCCCAGCGGGCACGTCCGGGTGGACCGGGTCTCCCGCACCACCGCCTACCGCGTCTACGCCGCCGGTGACTGCACCGGGGTGCTGCCGCTGGCCTCCGTGGCCGCCATGCAGGGGCGGATCGCCATGCGCCACGCACTGGGCGACGCCGTGGCCCCGCTGGAGGTGGAGACCGTCTCCCAGGCGGTGTTCACCCTGCCGGAGATCGCCTCCGTGGGGATCAGTGAGGCGGAGCTGGAGCAGCTGGACGCCGTCGCCACCACCGTGCCGCTGGGACGCAACCCCCGCGCCAAGATGCTGGGGCTCAAGGACGGCTTCGTGAAGCTCTACTCCCAGCGACGCAGCGGCGAGGTCCTGGGGGGCGTAGTGGTGGGCAGCCGCGCCAGCGAGCAGATCCTGCCGGTCACCCTGGCCGTGACGCACCGCCTGACGGTAGAGCAGGTCATGAACGCCTTCAGCGTCTACCCCTCCCTGTCCGGGACCCTCACGGAGGCGGCCCGCCAGCTGCACGTGCGCTGAGGCGCCGGGCACCGGCAGGGCAGCGGAGGGCGTTGGCCAGGCCTGGCGGGGAGCGGCAGGGACGGTGCCGGTTGGGGGCGACGGCGGGGCCTGGTTGCGGCCCGTGAGGTCTGGCGGGGACAGGAGGGCGTTGGCCAGGCCTGGCGGGGAGCGGTAGGGACGGTGCCGGTTGGGGGCGACGGCGGGGCCTGGTTGTGGCCCGTGAGGTCTGGCGGGGACCTGCTGGCTGGCACAGCCTCGGCTGGCTCGCGCGGCCCTCACCGGCACGGCCTGCGGACAGGAGGCCCTGTGTTAGGACATTATGTGCCCCATGTCGACCCGCGAGACCTACCGCAAGGGGCCGGTGCTGCTGCGCGGCGCCCAGATCCCCTCCTCCACCACCGACGCCCGTCTGCTGGCCCGCCCGGGACAGACCGAGTGGCTGCACGCCGACCCCTGGCGCGTGCTACGCATACAGGCTGAGTTCGTGGAAGGATTCGGTGCGCTCGCGGAGATAGGCAGTGCCATCTCCGTGTTCGGCTCGGCCCGCACCCGCCCCGAGGACCCGATGTACCAGATGGCGGAGCAGGTCGGTGCGGGACTGGTCCGGGCCGGATACGGCGTCATCACCGGTGGGGGGCCGGGCATGA
It encodes:
- a CDS encoding NAD(P)H-quinone dehydrogenase, whose protein sequence is MSDTVVPAEPSSAAVGSRQPRAQAPAAPGSSPPGTFVLASEASPVRQGMRVLILGGGPAGYEAALVAAQLGAEVRLVEERGVGGSAVLTDVVPSKTLIATAEWLRGTEQAQELGITLSARPGEAVVDLSRVNARVRRLAAEQSRDLSARMAQKGVTVLPGRGRLGGLDRDGVRTIHYTDPQGSTQELQAELVLLATGARPRELPAARPDGRRILTWTQLYDLEALPEHLVVVGSGVTGAELAGAYLALGSRVTLVSSRELVLPTVDRDAAALVEEAFRSRGMEVLSGARAEATRVVGEGPQEQVEVRLADGRVVHGSHCLMAVGAVPATADLGLEEAGVALEPSGHVRVDRVSRTTAYRVYAAGDCTGVLPLASVAAMQGRIAMRHALGDAVAPLEVETVSQAVFTLPEIASVGISEAELEQLDAVATTVPLGRNPRAKMLGLKDGFVKLYSQRRSGEVLGGVVVGSRASEQILPVTLAVTHRLTVEQVMNAFSVYPSLSGTLTEAARQLHVR